In Macrobrachium rosenbergii isolate ZJJX-2024 chromosome 16, ASM4041242v1, whole genome shotgun sequence, a single genomic region encodes these proteins:
- the LOC136847377 gene encoding uncharacterized protein — translation MMGTFLRAFVLSALFVQDALGQNCGGVVDTTLHPSGRLASPGYPDHYPEDASCTWRIKAPHGEKVAVKFWDFDVTGSDGCSGDYVSILASERAEEQRFCGSLKPKVITSEGDTLVLTFASNAQGSCRGFNATYHIEEESLSCGTKTNALEFTFISPSYPKTVGNDSLECSVTIDHGCDVPICQLRLDFDDFQLQPPYWGVCKYDRFYAESVTPLPTLCGVNNGSHMYVNVQGRSKTDLTFLLSDLEYYLYHCYDIYGTNVLPDTGSANLNPHVRRARRALNVDDFGVPAYEEMMAFPAGSFARQIATGTTPSNGGGGGGGGTTAGATDATSAVNELDTTTHGDVTVALYNYKDAEIVTFDTRRAWKIRVTQIPCDCPNTRVPKAPEGCLQYFQGLTGEFKSFNYDGLGCYSEDRWCDFSTIKHPSDCDIRVGYTGHLNDLDYSICVEPESGFCGIQYQQVGTDGFSLTNITGYKDDTLLPWAEYNDMGCMSDYLWIPGAENEWGHETYERFCGTKLGNARKWGTVTSYSKPFAVRMVTDSDEHSLSHDYMNKGFHVSYSQIPCKLSG, via the exons ACTGTGGTGGGGTGGTGGATACAACCCTTCATCCATCTGGGCGTTTGGCATCCCCTGGGTATCCGGATCATTATCCGGAAGATGCATCTTGCACCTGGCGTATCAAG GCGCCCCACGGGGAGAAGGTGGCCGTTAAATTTTGGGACTTCGACGTCACGGGATCGGACGGATGTTCTGGGGATTACGTCAGCATCCTGGCGAGCGAAAGGGCCGAGGAGCAGAGGTTCTGCGGATCCCTCAAACCCAAAGTCATCACTTCGGAGGGAGATACCCTCGTGCTGACCTTCGCCTCAAATGCCCAGGGATCCTGCAGGGGGTTCAACGCTACGTACCACATTGAAGAGG AATCCTTATCCTGCGGGACGAAGACCAACGCCCTGGAGTTCACTTTCATCTCCCCATCCTACCCGAAGACCGTAGGAAACGACTCCCTGGAGTGCTCTGTCACCATCGACCACGGATGCGATGTCCCCATTTGTCAGCTCAG ACTGGATTTCGACGACTTCCAGCTCCAGCCACCGTACTGGGGTGTCTGCAAATACGACCGTTTCTATGCAGAGAGCGTCACTCCTCTGCCAACCCTCTGCGGCGTCAATAATGGATCGCACA TGTATGTCAACGTTCAAGGCCGAAGTAAAACCGACCTGACATTCCTCCTGAGTGACCTGGAATATTACCTGTACCACTGCTACGACATCTACGGAACCAACGTCCTGCCCGATACGGGGTCAGCCAACTTGAATCCTCACGTGCGAAGGGCAAGGAGGGCGTTGAATGTGGATGACTTCGGCGTCCCTGCCTACGAGGAGATGATGGCGTTCCCCGCGGGATCTTTCGCCAGGCAG ATTGCAACGGGGACGACCCCATCCAATGGCGGCGGCGGAGGTGGTGGTGGCACTACCGCTGGAGCCACGGACGCCACTTCCGCCGTTAATGAACTGGACACAACAACACACGGTGACGTCACAGTTGCTCTCTACAACTACAA GGATGCTGAGATCGTCACGTTTGATACACGTCGAGCGTGGAAGATAAGAGTCACTCAGATACCTTGTGATTGTCCCAATACCAGAGTACCCAAAG CTCCTGAGGGCTGCCTTCAGTACTTCCAAGGACTTACCGGCGAATTCAAGAGTTTCAACTATGATGGATTAGGATGCTATTCAGAGGACAGGTGGTGTGACTTCAGTACCATCAAACATCCCTCCGATTGTGACATCCGAGTGGGTTACACAG GTCACCTCAACGATCTCGATTACAGTATCTGCGTTGAACCTGAATCTGGCTTCTGTGGTATTCAGTATCAACAGGTTGGAACTGATGGATTCTCACTGACCAACATTACTGGCTACAAGGATGATACCCTTTTACCTTGGGCAGAA TACAACGACATGGGTTGCATGTCTGATTATTTGTGGATTCCTGGCGCTGAGAACGAATGGGGCCACGAAACTTACGAGAGGTTCTGTGGCACCAAATTAGGAAATGCTAGGAAATGGGGTACTGTAACAA GTTATTCGAAACCATTCGCCGTCCGCATGGTCACAGACTCTGATGAACACAGCCTCTCGCACGACTACATGAACAAAGGGTTCCATGTCTCTTATTCACAGATTCCTTGCAAACTGTCTGGATAA